The sequence GAGCTCGACGGGCTCACCAAGTCCTTTCCCGACGTGCGCGCCGTGGACGGGCTCAGCTTCAAGGTCGCGCGCGGCGAGATCTTCGGTCTCGTCGGTCCGGACGGCGCCGGCAAGACGACCACCATGCGCATGCTGGCAGGCGTCCTCGCCCCGGACGCGGGGAGCGCCCGCGTGGCGGGCTACGACATGACGCGCGACCCGGAGGGGGCCAAGCAGCATATAAGCTACATGCCGCAGCGTTTCGGGCTTTACGAGGAACTCACCGTGGACGAGAACATCCGCTTCTACGCCGACCTCTTCGGCGTGCCACGCTCCGAGAGGGAGACGCGCGCGGCGGAACTGTTGCAGGCGGCGGGGATGGCGGAGTTCCGCTCGCGGCTCGCAGGGAAACTCTCCGGCGGCATGAAGCAGAAACTGGGTCTCGTCTGCGCCCTCATCCACACCCCGGAAGTGATCCTCCTCGATGAGCCGACCAACGGGGTCGACCCGGTGTCGCGCCGCGACTTCTGGCGCATCCTCTACACGCTCCTCGACCAGGGGGTCACCATCCTCACCAGCACCGCCTACCTGGACGAAGCGGAGCGCTGCCACCGCGTGGCGCTCTTGCACGAGGGGCGCATGCTCTTTTGCGACACGCCCGAGAATCTGAAAGGGAACCTCGACGGCGCCGTGGTCTCCATCGTCTGCGCCGAACCGCGCCCGGTGAAGGAGCTCATCTCCGGCATGGAAGGGATCTCGACCATGATGATCGTCGGGGACGGGCTGCACCTGGTCGTCAGGGAACCCGAGCGCCTGATCCCGGAACTGCGTTCCCGCATCGCCGCGGCGGGGCTCAAAGTCGACTCCGTCGAGAAGGTCGCGCCCAGCATCGAGGACCTTTTCGTGGAGGCGGTGCAAAAGAGCAAGGGGGAGAAGCCATGAACGGTCAGCCCCAGGCGGTCGTGGTGCAGGACCTCGTGAAACGCTTCGGCGACTTCACCGCGGTCGACAACATCTCCTTCGAGGCCTCGCGCGGCGAGATCTTCGGTTTTCTCGGTCCCAACGGCGCCGGGAAATCCACCACCATCAGGATACTCTGCGGCCTTCTGCACCCCACCTCGGGCAAAGCGCTGGTCGCCGGGGTCGACGTCGCGCGCGAACCGGAACGGGTGCGCCAGAATATCGGCTACATGTCGCAGAAGTTCTCCCTATACAACGACCTGAAGGTAATCGAGAACCTCCGCTTCTTCGCGGGGATGTACGGCGTCAACCAGGCCGACGCGGCCGAGCGTATTGCCTGGGCCATCGACATGGCCGGACTCACCGGCCGGGAGCACCTCCTCACCGGGACGCTCGCCGCCGGGTGGAAGCAGCGCCTGGCCCTTGGCTGCGCGGTGCTACACCGCCCCCCCATCGTCTTTCTCGACGAGCCGACCTCCGGCGTCGATCCCATTTCGCGCCGGCTCTTCTGGGAGCTGATCCACCGCATGGCGGACGAAGGGGTTACCGTCTTCGTGACCACGCACTACATGGACGAGGCGGAGTACTGCAACCGGCTCGTGCTCATCGACCGCGGCAGGATCGTCGCCTCCGGCTCGCCGCTGGAGCTTAAACTCAAGAGCATGGAGGGGGAGTTGCTCCTCGTCGAATGCGACCAGGTTGGGAAAGCGCTCGAAGCGCTTCAGGAGGCGCCGGGGGTCACCGACGCCGCCATCTTCGGCCATGCGCTTCACCTCGTTGTGCCCGATGCCGAGCGGGCCATCCCGGAGGTGCGGAATTATCTCGGGGAACGCGGCATCACCGTCTCCCGCATCGAGCAGATCCGCCCGACCCTCGAGGACGTCTTCGTCTCGCTCACGAGCTTGAAAGGGCGCAGGGAAAAGGAGCAGGCATGAACTGGAACCGGCTGTGCGCCATGGCGCGCAAGGAGATGATCCAGATCCGGCGCGACGCCCGCAGCATCGGCATCGTCATCGCGATGCCCATCGTGATGCTCTTCGCCTTCGGCTACGGCGTCAGCTTCGACACGAAGCACATACCGGTCTACGTCTACGACCAGGAGCAGAGCCAAGCCTCCCGGGACTTCCTGAAGCGCTTTCAGTCTTCCCGCTACTTCAACGTGGTGCGCTCGGTCGGCAACTACCCGGAACTGGTGCATGCCGTCGACGCCGGGACCTGCCAGATCGGCATCGTGATCCCGCCGGACTTCTCCGCGAAGCTCAGCTCCGGAGAGCGAGTCAGCATCCAGGCGATCTTCGACGGCACCGACAGCAACAGCGCAAGCCTCGGCATGAGCTACACCGAGGCGGTGGCGCAGGCGCACTCACAAAAGCTACAGCTCGATTGGCTGCGCGCCCGCGGTCAGGGAAGCGTGCGCCCCCCCTTGAGCGTCGACTCCCGGACCTGGTTCAACGAGAACCTGGAGAGCATGGTGACCATCGTCCCCGGGGTGGTCGCCATGGTCATGGCGGTGGTGGGGACTTTTCTCACCTCGCTCACCGTCGCGCGCGAGTGGGAGCGAGGCACCATGGAGCAGCTCATCTCCACGCCGGTGACCCCCTTGGAGATCATGCTCGGCAAGCTCCTCCCCTACGTCGCCATCGGCCTCATCGACACCAGCGTCTGCGCGATCATGGCGGTGTGGTGGTTCGAGGTCCCCTTCCGCGGGCACATCTGGGTCTTTTTGCTGAGCACCACCCTCTTTCTCACCGTGGTGCTGTCGCTTGGCTACTTCTTCTCCGTGGTTGCGAAGACCCAGCTCGCGGCAAGCCAGATCTCGCTCATCGCCACCTTCCTGCCCGCCTTTCTCCTCTCCGGGTTCGTCTATCCCATCGACCAGATGCCGGCGGTGGTGCAGGGGATCACCCACATCGTGCCGGCCCGCTACTACATGGCCATCCTGCGCAACGTCTTTTTGAAGGGGTCGTCGGTCTTCAACATGTGGCAGGACTTTTTCGGGCTTGCGCTCTTCGCCGCCATTTTGGGGCTTGCGGCGACGCGCATCTTCCGCAAGAAGCTGACCTAGGGGGAAATCATGCTCGGCCGCCTGCGCCAGATGCTCATAAAGGAATTCCTGCACGTGATCCGCGACAAGAGGGCGAGGTTCTTCCTCTTCGCGCCGCCGGTCATCCAGACGCTCGTCTTCGGCTATGCCGCCACGCTCGAGATCAAGCACGTCCCGGTCGCCATCGTCGATTACGACAACAGCCAGGTGAGCCGCGACCTCGTCTCACGCTTCCAGGCAAGCCGCTACTTCGAGGTGCGGCACCTCTCGGACCGGCGCGAAATCCCCGAGCTCATCGACCGGGACGAGGCGATCATGGCGCTCCAGATCAATTCCGGCTTCGCCCGCGACTTAGGCAAAGGGGAGACCGCCCATCTCCAGGTGGTCGTCGACGCGAGCAACTCCAACACCGCGCTCGTGGGGCTTGGCTACGTGAACCAGGTGGCCCAGGGGTTCGCCCGGGAGTACCGGCTCAAAACGCTTGCAAGGCAGGCGCCAGCAGTGGCCGGGGGGCTCCCGGAGATCGTCGTGGAAAGACGCCCCTGGTACAACCCGGACATGTCCAGCCAGTGGTTCTTCGTCCCCGGCGTCATCGGCAACCTCGTCCTCGTGATCGTGGTGACGCTGACCGCGTTCGCCGTGGTGCGCGAGCGGGAGATCGGCACCCTGGAGCAGATCATGGTGACACCGATCCGGCGCGTCGAATTCATCCTCGGAAAAACCATCCCCTTCTTCCTGATCGGCCTTTTGGACACCGCGCTCATCAGCGCCGCCGGAACGCTCTGGTTCCACGTGCCGCTGAACGGGAGCTTTCTCGTCCTCGGCGCCGGGACCGTCTTCTTCATCCTCTGCATGCTGGGGGTGGGGCTTTTCATCTCCACCGTCTCCGCGACCCAGCAGCAGGCCATGGTGACGAGCTTCTTCTTCATCATGCCCGCGGTCATCTTCTCCGGTTTCGGCTCCCCCATCAGCAGCATGCCCGAGATCCTGCAGCACCTCACCTACCTGAACCCGCTGCGCTACTACGAGGTGGTGCTAAGAAGCGTCTACCTGAAAGGTGGCGGCTTCGGCCTTCTCTGGCCCCAGATGGCGGCCATGGCCGCAATCGCACTTGTCATGCTGACCGTGAGCGTGCTGCGCTTCCAGAAATCCCTCGAGTAGCCCTGCCCCGCACAACGCACTTAATCTTTCTTTCATGCAAATATTATGATATTGCTACTATTAATTTATTCGCACGGGTGGCGTAACGGCCTCCCTGTACTCCGGAGGGTTGTCATGAAAAAGGAAGAAGTTAACGCACCGATCAGCAGGCGCGCCATGCTGAAGGGATCGCTATGTCTGGGGGTGTGCCTTGCCGCGCAGGGGACACTGAACGTCGAGGCCTCCGCGGAGGCGGCGCAGGTGGCCGACCGCCCGGAGGCGGCGCGGAAGCACTTTCTGAAGTCGACGAACTGCTCGCAAGCGATTCTCGAAAACTACGCCCCCGCCTACGGCATCAAGCCCGAACTCGCCTGCCGTCTCGCCACCGGCTTCGCCGGCGGCATGACCACCGGTCACGAGTGCGGTGCGGTGACCGCCGCCTACATGGTGCTGGGGCTCGCCCACGGCCCGCAGGAGTGGAAGGTCTTTCCAAAGGTCGAGGCGTTCAACAAGGAATTCAAGGCGCGGCACGGCGAGCTTGGATGCTCGCAGCTTCTCGGCGTGAACATGGCGGCGAAGGACGGGATGAAGGAAGCAAAACGGAAGGGGCTTTTCAAGACGCGCTGCCCCAACTACGTGAAGAGCGCCGGAGAGATCCTTGAGAAGATGATCTAGCTACGCGTCGGTCCATATGAAGTCCAATTCGTGGTCGATAATCCGCGGCGCAAGGTTCCCGCTGGGGATTATCGACCCCACCCCACCCACATCATCGCTAAATCATTGACGTAACGTAAACGGCATGTATAGAATGCGGCGCCGGAATTAATCTGACGAGCCTGCGTGAAGAATTCCTACCTTCAGCAGGACGTTTCCTTTCGGGCCGGAGATACGTCGATGCCGCAGCAGAGATACCACTCGAAAACCCGGGCGGAATACCTGATCGCCAGTGGGCGCGTCATCCTGGCGGCATTCTTTCTCCTCGCCGTGTGGCTCGACCCTTCAGAACCCTCCCGCTTCGCGCGATTCACCTACGGCATCCTCGCAGGCTACCTCCTTTATTCGATCATCATCGGGTTCGTCATCCAGCGCAGGGGGTTCGGCTGGAAGACGCTGCACCTCGTAACGCACGGCATCGACCTCCTTGTCTTCGCAGGCCTCATGTTCCTCACCACCGGGCCCAACAGCCCGTTCTTCGTCTATTTCATCTTCGTACTCGTCTGCGCCACCTTTCGCTGGCAGTGGCGCGGCACGCTCTGGACCGCGGTCACCGCCATGGCCGTCACCTTGCTGCTCGCATGGTACCCGTCCAACCTTCTCCTGCAGCAGAGCTTCGAGCTGAACCGCTTCATCATCCGCATCGCTTATCTCGCCGTTGTCGCAGGTTTGCTCGGTTACCTAGGCGCCTACGAGGAGTCGATGCGCGAGGTCCTTTACATGCTGTCGCAGTGGCCCGGGGCGGCGCTGCCGGAGGAGCCGGGGCCCGACGGAGCGGGGATGCTCGGTCACGCAGCCGCCATCCTGCATGCGCCGCGCGTGGTGCTCTGCTGGGAAGAGGCGGAGGAGCCCTGGCTGCATGTTCTGACCTGGTCTGCGGAAGGATCGCGCTACGACCGGGAGGAGCCGGGAACCTTCGGCAACATCGTCGCGGAGGAACTTGCCGAGGCATGCTTTTTCTGCCGCCGCACGGGAGAGGCACAGGCGCAGGTGGTCTACAACAGCGCCGGCGGACTGCAGCAGTGGCAAGGAGTTCCCTTCGATGCTGAGTTCGCGAGACATTTCGAGATCACCTCCGCCGTGGTTTCCCGGATCGCCGGCGACAAGATCTCCGGGTACCTCGTCGCCCTGGACAAGAGACACCCGACCCCGGACGACCTGGTACTGGGGGGTATCGTGGCCCGAGAGGTCGCGGCGCGGCTTTCCCATGGACTGCTGCTGAAACAGCTACAACAGGCCGCCGCCGACGAAGAACGCCTGCGCCTCGCCCATGACCTGCACGACGGCCTGCTGCAGTCGCTGGCAGGGGCCAGCCTGCAGCTGGAAACAGCCGCCCGCCTCATCAAGCACGACACGGCCGCGCGGGAGAGCATCCAGCAGGTCCAGCACCTGCTCGCCTCCGAGCAGCGCGACCTAAGGAACCAGATCAACGCGCTGAAGCGCTTCTTCTCGCGCCGCACGCCCGAGGAATTCGGCCTGATGAAGCGCCTGGAAGACCTCTCTGCCCGCGTCCGGCGGCAGTGGGAAATCACCTGTTCGATCAACTGCAGCACGCCTCAGCCG is a genomic window of Geomonas ferrireducens containing:
- a CDS encoding ABC transporter ATP-binding protein, with product MSADDFTIELDGLTKSFPDVRAVDGLSFKVARGEIFGLVGPDGAGKTTTMRMLAGVLAPDAGSARVAGYDMTRDPEGAKQHISYMPQRFGLYEELTVDENIRFYADLFGVPRSERETRAAELLQAAGMAEFRSRLAGKLSGGMKQKLGLVCALIHTPEVILLDEPTNGVDPVSRRDFWRILYTLLDQGVTILTSTAYLDEAERCHRVALLHEGRMLFCDTPENLKGNLDGAVVSIVCAEPRPVKELISGMEGISTMMIVGDGLHLVVREPERLIPELRSRIAAAGLKVDSVEKVAPSIEDLFVEAVQKSKGEKP
- a CDS encoding ABC transporter ATP-binding protein, whose protein sequence is MNGQPQAVVVQDLVKRFGDFTAVDNISFEASRGEIFGFLGPNGAGKSTTIRILCGLLHPTSGKALVAGVDVAREPERVRQNIGYMSQKFSLYNDLKVIENLRFFAGMYGVNQADAAERIAWAIDMAGLTGREHLLTGTLAAGWKQRLALGCAVLHRPPIVFLDEPTSGVDPISRRLFWELIHRMADEGVTVFVTTHYMDEAEYCNRLVLIDRGRIVASGSPLELKLKSMEGELLLVECDQVGKALEALQEAPGVTDAAIFGHALHLVVPDAERAIPEVRNYLGERGITVSRIEQIRPTLEDVFVSLTSLKGRREKEQA
- a CDS encoding ABC transporter permease; protein product: MNWNRLCAMARKEMIQIRRDARSIGIVIAMPIVMLFAFGYGVSFDTKHIPVYVYDQEQSQASRDFLKRFQSSRYFNVVRSVGNYPELVHAVDAGTCQIGIVIPPDFSAKLSSGERVSIQAIFDGTDSNSASLGMSYTEAVAQAHSQKLQLDWLRARGQGSVRPPLSVDSRTWFNENLESMVTIVPGVVAMVMAVVGTFLTSLTVAREWERGTMEQLISTPVTPLEIMLGKLLPYVAIGLIDTSVCAIMAVWWFEVPFRGHIWVFLLSTTLFLTVVLSLGYFFSVVAKTQLAASQISLIATFLPAFLLSGFVYPIDQMPAVVQGITHIVPARYYMAILRNVFLKGSSVFNMWQDFFGLALFAAILGLAATRIFRKKLT
- a CDS encoding ABC transporter permease, whose amino-acid sequence is MLGRLRQMLIKEFLHVIRDKRARFFLFAPPVIQTLVFGYAATLEIKHVPVAIVDYDNSQVSRDLVSRFQASRYFEVRHLSDRREIPELIDRDEAIMALQINSGFARDLGKGETAHLQVVVDASNSNTALVGLGYVNQVAQGFAREYRLKTLARQAPAVAGGLPEIVVERRPWYNPDMSSQWFFVPGVIGNLVLVIVVTLTAFAVVREREIGTLEQIMVTPIRRVEFILGKTIPFFLIGLLDTALISAAGTLWFHVPLNGSFLVLGAGTVFFILCMLGVGLFISTVSATQQQAMVTSFFFIMPAVIFSGFGSPISSMPEILQHLTYLNPLRYYEVVLRSVYLKGGGFGLLWPQMAAMAAIALVMLTVSVLRFQKSLE
- a CDS encoding C-GCAxxG-C-C family protein; translated protein: MKKEEVNAPISRRAMLKGSLCLGVCLAAQGTLNVEASAEAAQVADRPEAARKHFLKSTNCSQAILENYAPAYGIKPELACRLATGFAGGMTTGHECGAVTAAYMVLGLAHGPQEWKVFPKVEAFNKEFKARHGELGCSQLLGVNMAAKDGMKEAKRKGLFKTRCPNYVKSAGEILEKMI
- a CDS encoding sensor histidine kinase; translation: MPQQRYHSKTRAEYLIASGRVILAAFFLLAVWLDPSEPSRFARFTYGILAGYLLYSIIIGFVIQRRGFGWKTLHLVTHGIDLLVFAGLMFLTTGPNSPFFVYFIFVLVCATFRWQWRGTLWTAVTAMAVTLLLAWYPSNLLLQQSFELNRFIIRIAYLAVVAGLLGYLGAYEESMREVLYMLSQWPGAALPEEPGPDGAGMLGHAAAILHAPRVVLCWEEAEEPWLHVLTWSAEGSRYDREEPGTFGNIVAEELAEACFFCRRTGEAQAQVVYNSAGGLQQWQGVPFDAEFARHFEITSAVVSRIAGDKISGYLVALDKRHPTPDDLVLGGIVAREVAARLSHGLLLKQLQQAAADEERLRLAHDLHDGLLQSLAGASLQLETAARLIKHDTAARESIQQVQHLLASEQRDLRNQINALKRFFSRRTPEEFGLMKRLEDLSARVRRQWEITCSINCSTPQPPLERGIAREIYFVIHEAVINAVRHAGAATLKVNLAFNAQWVLITVTDDGHGFSFHGRYDQDQLSDMKRGPVMLRERIDALNGELTIDSSDRGTRIDITLPLVEQGA